In Microbacterium foliorum, the following proteins share a genomic window:
- the fbaA gene encoding class II fructose-bisphosphate aldolase, whose amino-acid sequence MPVATPDQYAEMLDRAKAGGFAYPAFNVSSSQTINSVLQGLTEAGSDGIIQVTTGGADYFAGHTVKARATGALAFARFATEVAKNYPITVALHTDHCPKDALAGFVEPLISASEDEVKAGRNPIFQSHMWDGSAVPLAENIEIAKDLLPRMKNINAILEVEIGVVGGEEDGVAHEGSNDALYTTFADVDQAVQALGLGEQGRYIAALTFGNVHGVYKPGGVKLRPELLGEIQQQVAAKYNTGAKPLDLVFHGGSGSTDEEIALAVANGVIKMNIDTDTQYAYTRAIADYMFKNYDGVLKVDGEVGNKKQYDPRAWGKIAETAMAARVVESTRQLGSYGQSQS is encoded by the coding sequence ATGCCCGTCGCCACCCCGGATCAGTACGCCGAAATGCTCGACCGCGCGAAGGCCGGCGGCTTCGCCTACCCGGCTTTCAACGTCTCGAGCTCGCAGACGATCAACTCGGTCCTCCAGGGCCTGACCGAGGCAGGTTCCGACGGAATCATCCAGGTCACGACCGGTGGAGCGGATTACTTCGCCGGCCACACGGTCAAGGCACGCGCGACCGGCGCGCTCGCCTTCGCCCGCTTCGCGACCGAGGTCGCGAAGAACTACCCGATCACCGTCGCGCTGCACACAGACCACTGCCCGAAAGACGCCCTCGCCGGCTTCGTCGAGCCGCTGATCTCCGCCTCCGAAGACGAGGTCAAGGCCGGGCGCAACCCGATCTTCCAGTCGCACATGTGGGATGGCTCGGCCGTCCCCCTCGCGGAGAACATCGAGATCGCCAAGGATCTCCTCCCCCGCATGAAGAACATCAACGCGATCCTCGAGGTCGAGATCGGCGTCGTCGGCGGCGAAGAAGACGGTGTCGCTCACGAGGGATCCAACGACGCGCTCTACACGACCTTCGCAGACGTCGACCAGGCCGTGCAGGCGCTCGGCCTCGGCGAGCAGGGTCGCTACATCGCCGCTCTCACGTTCGGCAACGTCCACGGCGTGTACAAGCCCGGCGGAGTGAAGCTGCGCCCCGAGCTCCTCGGCGAGATCCAGCAGCAGGTCGCCGCGAAGTACAACACCGGCGCGAAGCCGCTCGACCTCGTCTTCCACGGTGGCTCGGGCTCGACGGACGAAGAGATCGCCCTCGCGGTCGCCAACGGCGTCATCAAGATGAACATCGACACCGACACGCAGTACGCATACACCCGTGCGATCGCCGACTACATGTTCAAGAACTACGACGGCGTCCTGAAGGTCGACGGCGAGGTCGGCAACAAGAAGCAGTACGACCCGCGCGCCTGGGGCAAGATCGCCGAGACGGCCATGGCTGCTCGCGTCGTCGAGTCCACGCGTCAGCTCGGCTCCTACGGACAGTCCCAGAGCTGA
- the glpX gene encoding class II fructose-bisphosphatase, whose product MVSLTADLSPLRPDRNLAMELVRATEAAAIRAVPFIGRGAKEAADGAAVDAMRAFLGTVAFQGRVVIGEGEKDNAPMLFNGEEVGTGSGPECDIAVDPIDGTSLTAAGRQNALSVIAVSDRGSMLDASSVFYMDKLVTGPAGVGVVDIRLPIGENIRKLAGALGKPVDEIVVSVLNRPRHEQLIQEIRDAGAGTRLMSDGDVAGGINAARHAARTDMCVGVGGSPEGIVTACAIKALGGHIQGRLWPRDDDERQRGIDAGLDMDKVYEADDLVRGDNTIFVATGVTDGQLVAGVRREGGYIYTESVVLRGASGTLRRIASEHLVSKWL is encoded by the coding sequence ATGGTTAGTCTTACAGCGGATCTGAGCCCCCTTCGTCCCGATCGAAATCTCGCGATGGAGCTGGTGCGGGCCACTGAGGCAGCCGCCATCCGTGCTGTTCCCTTCATCGGTCGTGGTGCAAAGGAGGCGGCCGACGGTGCAGCCGTCGATGCCATGCGGGCGTTCCTCGGAACTGTTGCCTTCCAGGGCCGAGTCGTGATCGGCGAGGGCGAGAAGGACAACGCGCCGATGCTCTTCAACGGCGAGGAAGTCGGCACCGGCAGCGGCCCGGAGTGCGACATCGCGGTCGACCCGATCGATGGCACGTCTCTGACTGCGGCGGGGCGTCAGAACGCGCTCTCCGTCATCGCGGTGTCCGACCGCGGATCGATGCTCGACGCGTCGAGTGTCTTCTACATGGACAAGCTCGTCACCGGCCCCGCCGGCGTCGGAGTGGTCGACATCCGCCTCCCGATCGGCGAGAACATCCGCAAGCTCGCGGGAGCTCTCGGCAAGCCGGTGGATGAGATCGTCGTCTCGGTGCTGAACCGCCCGCGTCACGAGCAGCTGATCCAGGAGATCCGGGATGCCGGCGCCGGTACGCGACTGATGAGCGACGGCGACGTCGCCGGTGGCATCAACGCGGCCCGTCACGCCGCCCGCACCGACATGTGCGTGGGTGTCGGAGGCAGCCCCGAGGGGATCGTGACGGCGTGTGCGATCAAGGCGCTCGGCGGGCACATCCAGGGGAGGCTCTGGCCCCGCGACGACGACGAGCGCCAGCGCGGCATCGATGCGGGCCTCGACATGGACAAGGTCTACGAGGCCGACGATCTCGTGCGCGGAGACAACACGATCTTCGTCGCAACCGGCGTCACGGATGGTCAGCTCGTGGCCGGCGTGCGGCGAGAGGGCGGATACATCTACACCGAGAGCGTCGTGCTGCGCGGTGCATCGGGAACCCTGCGGAGGATCGCCTCGGAGCACCTCGTCTCGAAGTGGCTCTGA
- a CDS encoding DNA recombination protein RmuC translates to MDALTLVLLLAALVAGAAVGWFLRGSRGAADLARAEAELAAARDDRDRQYDLYRDAVEHARLEQRAEAQRVQQQNAVLTALAPVRESLQQMQQKVSAIEQERHAQFGSLAEQLRRAQESDEALRSTTESLAGALRSTATRGVWGETQLRRVVEAAGLIRHVDFDLQSTISSDRGQGRPDMVIRLAGGTSIAVDAKVPLDAYLEASALPIGDAHEAQRRTHMQKHVKAVRAHIDALAKKAYWSGLDASPEFVICFLPSESLLAAAIDEDPTLLDYAFSKRVALASPVNLWAVLKTVAYSWTQQEVSTEARALLNLGTQLYDRLGVLAGHADDLRRALERTVDSYNRFAGSLESRVLVTARQFPGISASTLDAVPPAVTAQTRRFTAPELMVGSEQDRESNRDIHHPDAETSDEPGASIQADVGDVRSRFGSAEPAQTGSAFGAIEPEESRN, encoded by the coding sequence ATGGATGCTCTCACTCTCGTTCTCCTCCTGGCCGCTCTCGTGGCCGGAGCCGCAGTGGGATGGTTCCTCCGTGGCTCCCGCGGTGCGGCGGATCTCGCTCGTGCCGAGGCAGAGCTCGCCGCCGCCCGAGACGATCGCGACCGGCAGTACGACCTGTATCGGGATGCCGTCGAGCACGCGAGACTCGAGCAGCGCGCTGAGGCGCAGCGTGTGCAGCAGCAGAATGCGGTGCTCACGGCTCTCGCCCCCGTTCGCGAGAGCCTGCAGCAGATGCAGCAGAAAGTGTCGGCCATCGAGCAGGAACGGCATGCGCAGTTCGGATCCCTCGCAGAGCAGCTCAGGCGCGCGCAGGAGTCCGACGAGGCGCTGCGCTCGACGACCGAGTCGCTCGCCGGAGCGCTGCGGTCGACAGCCACACGCGGCGTCTGGGGCGAGACCCAGCTGCGCCGCGTCGTCGAGGCCGCGGGGCTGATCCGTCACGTCGACTTCGACCTGCAGTCGACCATCTCGTCTGATCGGGGTCAGGGGCGCCCCGACATGGTGATCCGCCTGGCCGGCGGCACGTCGATCGCAGTCGACGCCAAGGTGCCGCTCGACGCCTATCTCGAGGCGTCGGCGCTGCCGATCGGAGACGCCCACGAAGCTCAGCGGCGCACGCACATGCAGAAGCATGTGAAGGCTGTGCGTGCCCACATCGACGCACTCGCGAAGAAGGCCTACTGGTCGGGTCTCGACGCGAGCCCCGAGTTCGTCATCTGCTTCCTGCCGAGCGAGTCGCTCCTCGCTGCGGCCATCGACGAAGACCCGACGCTGTTGGACTACGCCTTCAGCAAGAGAGTGGCGCTCGCGTCGCCCGTGAACCTGTGGGCGGTGCTCAAGACCGTCGCCTACAGCTGGACCCAGCAGGAGGTCTCGACCGAAGCACGAGCACTGCTGAACCTGGGAACGCAGCTGTACGACCGACTCGGCGTGCTCGCCGGCCACGCAGACGACCTGCGCCGTGCGCTCGAGCGTACGGTCGACAGCTACAACAGGTTCGCCGGCTCCCTCGAGAGCCGCGTGCTCGTGACAGCCAGGCAGTTCCCCGGCATCAGCGCGTCGACGCTGGACGCGGTTCCGCCCGCGGTCACGGCACAGACTCGACGTTTCACCGCTCCCGAACTCATGGTCGGCTCAGAGCAAGATCGCGAGTCGAACCGTGACATCCACCACCCGGATGCCGAGACATCCGACGAACCGGGTGCCTCGATTCAGGCCGACGTCGGCGACGTCCGCTCCCGCTTCGGCAGCGCAGAGCCAGCCCAGACAGGGTCAGCCTTCGGGGCGATCGAACCCGAAGAGAGCCGCAACTGA
- a CDS encoding exonuclease domain-containing protein codes for MPLDFTAIDFETANSSPASACSVGLVRVRDGRIVATAGWLIRPPAGHDEFQEWNTKIHGIRAHDVLDAATWSDQFDRLCAFAGADVLVAHNAGFDLNVLRRASEATGGDCPPYRSLCSLQVARKTYELESYRLPKAAEAAGFTGFTHHDALADALACAHIIIDAARRNGASDVFSLADALKLRVTDPVVVTPERAVA; via the coding sequence GTGCCACTGGACTTCACCGCTATCGACTTCGAGACGGCGAATTCCAGCCCCGCCTCAGCCTGCTCCGTCGGCCTCGTGCGTGTGCGCGATGGCCGGATCGTCGCGACGGCCGGATGGCTGATCCGCCCGCCGGCGGGGCACGACGAGTTCCAGGAGTGGAACACGAAGATCCACGGCATCCGTGCGCACGATGTACTGGACGCGGCCACCTGGTCGGATCAGTTCGACCGTCTCTGCGCCTTCGCGGGTGCAGACGTGCTCGTGGCGCACAACGCGGGCTTCGACCTCAACGTGCTCCGGCGCGCGTCGGAGGCCACCGGCGGCGACTGCCCGCCGTATCGTTCGCTGTGCAGCCTGCAGGTTGCACGCAAGACCTACGAGCTCGAGTCGTATCGGCTCCCGAAAGCTGCCGAGGCTGCCGGATTCACCGGATTCACCCACCATGACGCGCTCGCTGACGCGCTCGCCTGCGCGCACATCATCATCGATGCCGCCCGCAGGAACGGCGCATCCGACGTCTTCTCCCTGGCCGATGCGCTCAAGCTGCGTGTGACCGATCCGGTCGTCGTGACTCCGGAGCGTGCCGTCGCCTGA
- a CDS encoding class I SAM-dependent methyltransferase has product MSTDRATSFGAEAANYEAGRPDYPFEAVTWMLEPMPHGSRRIVDVGAGTGKLTRVLAQAPDAEVVAVDPDATMLETLRRSVPGVPTFQGTAERMPLPDASVDAAVLGQAWHWVEPSAASAELGRVVRAGGVLGLIWNIRDERVEWVRRLTEIMHSSAAENMVNGPGSDGPRIEAPFTYVEKQQWEWARPMSRARLHQMALSRSYLITAPADERAEITRQMDDLFDELGLEGEATIDLPYVTHAFRAVRA; this is encoded by the coding sequence ATGAGTACCGACCGAGCGACATCCTTCGGCGCCGAAGCCGCGAACTACGAGGCCGGAAGACCCGACTATCCCTTCGAGGCAGTCACCTGGATGCTCGAGCCGATGCCGCACGGCTCTCGTCGCATCGTCGATGTCGGCGCGGGCACGGGCAAGCTCACGCGCGTGCTCGCTCAGGCACCGGACGCCGAGGTCGTGGCGGTCGACCCCGATGCCACCATGCTCGAGACCCTGCGCCGGAGCGTCCCCGGCGTTCCGACGTTCCAGGGAACCGCCGAGCGGATGCCGCTGCCCGACGCGAGCGTCGACGCCGCCGTGCTCGGTCAGGCGTGGCATTGGGTGGAGCCGTCAGCCGCGTCTGCCGAGCTCGGACGGGTCGTCCGCGCCGGGGGAGTCCTGGGGCTGATCTGGAACATCCGCGACGAGCGCGTGGAGTGGGTGCGCCGTCTGACCGAGATCATGCACAGCAGTGCGGCCGAGAACATGGTCAACGGCCCCGGTTCCGATGGCCCACGCATCGAGGCGCCCTTCACGTATGTCGAGAAGCAGCAGTGGGAGTGGGCCCGCCCGATGAGCAGGGCGAGACTGCACCAGATGGCGCTCTCACGCAGCTACCTCATCACCGCCCCCGCCGACGAGCGCGCGGAGATCACACGGCAGATGGACGACCTGTTCGACGAGCTGGGGCTCGAGGGCGAGGCGACGATCGACCTCCCCTACGTGACGCACGCGTTCCGCGCCGTGCGCGCCTGA
- the ychF gene encoding redox-regulated ATPase YchF: MALTIGIVGLPNVGKSTLFNALTKNDVLAANYPFATIEPNVGVVNLPDPRLDKLAEIFGSERILPAAVSFVDIAGIVRGASEGEGLGNKFLANIREADAIAQVVRGFADDDVVHVDGAVNPASDMETINAELMLADLETVDKAITRYEKEVRGKKIEPVVLETANAAKDALERGVLLSVAGIDLTPIRELGLLTAKPVIFVFNVDEGVLTNDARKAELAALVAPAKAIFLDAKIESELIDLDPEDAAELLASTGQDESGLDQLARIGFDTLGLQTYLTAGPKEARAWTIPKGSKAPQAAGVIHTDFEKGFIKAEIVSFDDLVETGSVVEARSKGKARLEGKDYVMQDGDVVEFRFNN, encoded by the coding sequence GTGGCTCTCACTATCGGAATCGTCGGCCTGCCCAATGTCGGCAAGTCCACCCTCTTCAACGCTCTGACCAAGAACGACGTGCTCGCGGCGAACTATCCGTTCGCGACGATCGAGCCGAACGTCGGGGTGGTGAATCTTCCCGATCCGCGTCTCGACAAGCTCGCCGAGATCTTCGGCAGCGAGCGCATCCTGCCCGCTGCGGTGTCGTTCGTCGACATCGCCGGAATCGTGCGCGGCGCGAGCGAGGGCGAGGGGCTGGGCAACAAGTTCCTCGCGAACATCCGTGAGGCCGATGCGATCGCCCAGGTCGTGCGTGGTTTCGCCGACGACGACGTCGTGCATGTCGACGGCGCCGTGAACCCGGCATCCGACATGGAGACCATCAACGCCGAGCTCATGCTCGCCGACCTCGAGACCGTCGACAAGGCGATCACGCGGTACGAGAAGGAGGTGCGCGGCAAGAAGATCGAGCCCGTCGTCCTCGAGACCGCCAACGCGGCCAAGGATGCTCTCGAGCGCGGCGTGCTGCTGTCCGTCGCCGGCATCGACCTGACCCCGATCCGCGAGCTCGGGCTTCTCACGGCCAAGCCCGTCATCTTCGTCTTCAACGTCGACGAGGGCGTGCTCACGAACGATGCGCGTAAGGCGGAGCTCGCCGCTCTGGTCGCTCCTGCGAAGGCGATCTTCCTCGACGCGAAGATCGAGTCCGAGCTGATCGACCTCGACCCCGAGGACGCCGCGGAGCTGCTCGCGTCGACCGGCCAGGATGAGTCGGGTCTCGACCAGCTCGCCCGCATCGGCTTCGACACCCTCGGTCTGCAGACCTACCTCACGGCCGGGCCCAAGGAGGCGCGCGCGTGGACGATCCCCAAGGGATCCAAGGCCCCACAGGCCGCCGGCGTCATCCACACCGACTTCGAGAAGGGCTTCATCAAGGCCGAGATCGTGTCATTCGACGACCTCGTCGAGACCGGCTCCGTCGTCGAAGCCCGCTCCAAGGGCAAGGCCCGTCTCGAGGGCAAGGACTACGTCATGCAGGACGGCGACGTGGTGGAGTTCCGCTTCAACAACTGA
- a CDS encoding alpha/beta fold hydrolase, whose amino-acid sequence MPTFEVAGAELAVALSDEGGHPVVQLHGLTSSRARDRVLNLDLGRGLSGTRLLRYDARGHGRSTGRKVSEDYRWPNLAEDLLRLLDRWFPGEPVHGVGPSMGAATLLHAASREPDRFTGLTLMVPPTAWETRPDQAAIYRTAAALIESDGVEAFHAATRGSTPPPATVGAPETWPDVADALLPSLLRGAAISDLPAPESVARIDVPTTILAWVDDPGHPLSTAESLAELLPNATLTVARTPGEVEAWPEVLRQDVDRRG is encoded by the coding sequence ATGCCCACTTTCGAGGTAGCCGGAGCCGAGTTGGCTGTCGCCCTGAGCGATGAAGGCGGACATCCGGTCGTCCAACTGCATGGCCTCACGTCGAGCCGGGCCCGCGATCGGGTGCTCAATCTCGACCTCGGTCGAGGCCTCAGCGGAACTCGATTGCTGCGGTACGACGCACGGGGCCATGGTCGGTCGACCGGGCGCAAGGTCTCGGAGGACTATCGCTGGCCGAACCTCGCCGAGGATCTTCTGCGATTGCTCGATCGCTGGTTCCCGGGCGAACCCGTCCACGGGGTCGGCCCCTCGATGGGCGCCGCGACTCTCTTGCATGCTGCGTCGCGCGAGCCCGACCGCTTCACCGGGCTCACACTCATGGTGCCGCCCACCGCCTGGGAGACCAGGCCCGATCAAGCCGCGATCTACCGGACGGCGGCAGCGCTCATCGAATCCGACGGTGTCGAAGCGTTCCACGCCGCCACGCGCGGATCGACACCACCCCCGGCCACCGTCGGTGCGCCGGAGACGTGGCCGGACGTCGCCGACGCTCTCCTGCCGTCGCTGCTACGCGGTGCGGCAATCAGCGACCTGCCTGCCCCTGAGTCCGTCGCGCGAATCGATGTGCCGACGACGATCTTGGCGTGGGTGGACGACCCCGGCCACCCACTGTCGACCGCGGAATCGCTTGCCGAGCTGCTCCCGAACGCGACTCTGACGGTCGCTCGCACCCCGGGAGAGGTCGAAGCCTGGCCCGAGGTCTTGCGTCAGGACGTCGACCGTCGCGGCTAG
- a CDS encoding GNAT family N-acetyltransferase: protein MRLTNVTHLRLPFGRLWGYDVSASALGRPLPVSFDQRIHVGAGDRPGSWMALSFRLPAPTRRESIAEAWLAVIARHGTLRSAFAPGADGDPMLHEIEIGPGSWVEHEVAPGQAVNDALREVLDAACSPYRHPSHRLCVLETAAGLTVVIAADHAHVDMWSMLVIARDLLSALDTGTAGAKPVPVPEPAPAPAFVEHTQALLDRDAAPDRVRQRWEDIIEDSGGVMPQFPLPLGAPEQHRERVEVRDVFDVDDAAAFAAQARDDGVSTLARAVVAMTAVTREMAGTPLRAVFPVHSRFEDTWHDSVGWFITNSVLESDVAEPHAAAAAVKEAVQLGAWPLADVLAPWGGMPVAPGMFAISWLDLRRLPVRIDSVGLDAQYVSAATDTDGVMLWFILDESGLHLRCRYPDTVEARASVGGWLDLLVARLQADARSSVRGRLQVADRTFRLERASRDDIEAIAALLFDDQFGSDRESVELERYEAAFSAVARDSSNYLGVVRDSADRMVATMQLTVIPGLSRGGSTRLQIEGLRVAPGERSRGLGTAMLEWAHEFGRARGARLAQVTTDEARDRTRAFYARLGYQTAHVGLKRHI from the coding sequence ATGCGACTGACCAACGTCACGCACCTCCGCCTCCCGTTCGGACGGCTCTGGGGTTACGACGTCAGCGCGTCTGCGCTCGGACGCCCCCTCCCGGTGTCGTTCGATCAGCGGATCCATGTCGGAGCCGGCGATCGACCGGGATCCTGGATGGCGCTGTCGTTCCGGCTGCCCGCGCCGACTCGGCGAGAGTCGATCGCCGAGGCCTGGCTGGCTGTCATCGCCCGTCACGGCACGTTGCGATCGGCATTCGCGCCCGGTGCTGATGGTGATCCGATGCTGCACGAGATCGAGATCGGCCCCGGAAGCTGGGTCGAGCATGAGGTGGCCCCTGGTCAGGCCGTCAACGACGCGCTGCGGGAGGTTCTCGACGCGGCGTGTTCGCCATACCGGCATCCTTCGCACCGGCTGTGCGTGTTGGAGACTGCGGCGGGACTCACGGTCGTGATCGCTGCGGATCACGCGCACGTCGACATGTGGTCGATGCTGGTGATCGCGCGCGACCTCTTGTCTGCGCTCGACACGGGGACGGCGGGCGCGAAGCCGGTGCCGGTGCCGGAGCCGGCGCCGGCACCGGCGTTCGTCGAGCACACGCAGGCACTGCTGGATCGGGATGCTGCGCCAGACCGCGTGCGTCAGCGGTGGGAAGACATCATCGAGGACAGCGGGGGTGTGATGCCGCAGTTCCCCTTGCCGCTGGGAGCGCCCGAGCAGCACCGCGAGCGCGTGGAAGTGCGTGACGTGTTCGATGTCGACGACGCCGCGGCATTCGCTGCGCAGGCCCGTGACGACGGTGTCTCGACCCTCGCACGCGCAGTGGTCGCGATGACCGCGGTGACGCGCGAGATGGCGGGCACCCCGCTACGAGCCGTGTTCCCCGTGCACAGCCGCTTCGAGGACACGTGGCATGACTCGGTCGGGTGGTTCATCACCAACTCCGTCCTCGAGTCGGATGTCGCCGAACCGCACGCGGCGGCGGCAGCCGTGAAGGAGGCGGTGCAACTCGGTGCGTGGCCGCTCGCAGACGTGCTCGCTCCGTGGGGCGGCATGCCCGTAGCGCCCGGGATGTTCGCGATCTCGTGGCTGGACCTGCGCAGGCTGCCCGTGCGCATCGACTCTGTCGGGCTCGACGCCCAGTACGTCAGCGCAGCGACCGACACCGACGGCGTCATGCTGTGGTTCATCCTGGATGAGTCGGGGCTGCACCTGCGATGCCGCTATCCCGACACCGTCGAGGCTCGCGCCAGCGTCGGCGGATGGCTCGACCTGCTCGTCGCCAGGCTGCAGGCGGACGCGCGGTCGTCTGTTCGTGGACGGCTGCAGGTGGCGGATCGAACCTTCCGGCTCGAGCGTGCGAGCCGCGATGACATCGAGGCGATCGCAGCGCTGCTGTTCGACGATCAGTTCGGATCGGACCGTGAGAGCGTCGAACTCGAGCGATACGAGGCGGCCTTCAGCGCGGTCGCTCGTGACAGTTCCAACTATCTGGGGGTCGTCCGCGACAGTGCCGACCGCATGGTCGCCACGATGCAGCTGACGGTCATCCCGGGCCTTTCCCGTGGTGGTTCGACCCGATTGCAGATCGAGGGACTGCGAGTGGCGCCAGGGGAGCGGTCACGCGGCCTGGGCACGGCGATGCTCGAGTGGGCACACGAATTCGGTCGTGCGCGGGGCGCGCGACTGGCGCAGGTGACCACAGACGAGGCACGGGATCGGACGCGCGCGTTCTATGCCCGACTCGGATACCAGACCGCGCACGTCGGGTTGAAACGGCACATCTAG
- a CDS encoding N(5)-(carboxyethyl)ornithine synthase, with product MENERRLPIHPRHLDRIDADIRARMIVERGYGTDFQLEPGYIEARVGRVADRAEVLASADVLLLPKPQLADVAEIAEGRILWGWPHCVQDVTLTQTAIDSRLTLIAFEAMNHWTAQGDMSLHVFHKNNELAGYCSVIHALSLVGSTGDYGPRLRAVVIGFGATARGAVTALNAHGVHDIEVLTQRGAAAVGSPIHNSHLTQLNTDDGPTHLSEVDTEDGPVLLPDFLATYDIVVNCTLQDVAAPLTYLRTEDLDRFASGSLIIDVSCDEGMGFEWATPTTFDDPMFTVGQGLNYYAVDHSPSYLWNSATWDISEALLPFLRTVLSGPEAWAENSTLTRAIEIRDGVIQNPSILSFQGRATEYPHALVA from the coding sequence ATGGAGAATGAGCGACGCCTCCCCATTCATCCCCGTCACCTCGACCGCATCGACGCGGACATTCGCGCTCGCATGATCGTCGAGCGCGGCTATGGCACGGACTTCCAGCTCGAGCCGGGCTACATCGAAGCCCGCGTGGGACGCGTCGCCGACCGGGCAGAGGTGCTCGCCTCCGCCGACGTGCTGCTGCTTCCGAAGCCGCAGCTCGCAGACGTCGCCGAGATCGCCGAGGGGCGGATCCTCTGGGGCTGGCCACACTGCGTGCAGGACGTGACGCTCACGCAGACCGCGATCGACAGCCGCCTGACGCTGATCGCCTTCGAGGCCATGAACCATTGGACCGCGCAGGGTGACATGAGCCTGCACGTCTTCCACAAGAACAATGAGCTGGCCGGCTACTGCTCGGTGATCCATGCTCTCAGCCTCGTCGGTTCGACCGGTGACTACGGGCCCCGGCTTCGCGCGGTCGTCATCGGCTTCGGTGCGACGGCACGGGGCGCGGTGACGGCACTGAACGCGCACGGAGTGCATGACATCGAAGTCCTCACTCAGCGCGGGGCGGCGGCCGTGGGCTCCCCGATCCACAACTCCCACCTCACTCAGCTCAACACCGACGACGGACCCACGCACCTCAGCGAGGTCGACACCGAGGACGGCCCCGTGCTCCTCCCCGACTTCCTGGCGACCTACGACATCGTCGTCAACTGCACTCTGCAGGACGTCGCAGCGCCGTTGACGTATCTGCGCACCGAGGACCTCGACCGCTTCGCATCGGGCAGTCTGATCATCGATGTCTCCTGCGACGAGGGCATGGGATTCGAATGGGCGACACCGACGACGTTCGACGATCCGATGTTCACGGTGGGACAGGGCCTCAACTACTACGCGGTCGATCACAGCCCGTCGTACCTGTGGAACTCCGCCACCTGGGACATCAGCGAGGCTCTGCTGCCGTTCCTCCGCACCGTGCTCTCCGGTCCCGAAGCATGGGCCGAGAACTCGACGCTCACACGCGCGATCGAGATCCGGGATGGAGTGATCCAGAACCCCAGCATCCTGAGCTTCCAGGGCCGAGCAACGGAATACCCGCACGCACTCGTCGCGTAG
- a CDS encoding alpha/beta fold hydrolase encodes MTDTQIFEPEGRAIPFVDEGDGPVKLVLIQEQGLAADVLGVAAHYLAEEAGFHVLRIGHRSDSEATLDERVDDVIAVIDHVGIKDTWVGGHGFGGTIARALVAAHSDRANGLLLLGVEDVDIAVAPAIPVLIVQGTEDTDTPAANAEALQATIPDRSSIKTIAGDHLFPMHHPIETGVIIEEYLDWD; translated from the coding sequence ATGACCGATACCCAGATCTTCGAGCCAGAGGGCCGCGCCATCCCCTTCGTGGATGAGGGAGACGGGCCGGTCAAGCTGGTTCTGATCCAGGAGCAGGGGCTCGCTGCCGACGTTCTGGGCGTCGCCGCGCACTACCTCGCGGAGGAGGCGGGTTTCCATGTGCTGCGGATCGGACACCGGTCGGACTCCGAGGCGACGCTCGACGAGCGCGTCGATGACGTCATCGCCGTGATCGATCACGTCGGCATCAAAGACACCTGGGTCGGCGGTCACGGCTTCGGCGGCACGATCGCACGTGCGCTGGTGGCGGCGCACAGCGACCGGGCCAACGGTCTGCTTCTGCTCGGTGTCGAGGACGTCGACATCGCGGTCGCGCCGGCGATTCCCGTGCTCATCGTGCAGGGGACCGAAGACACCGACACCCCCGCGGCGAACGCCGAAGCACTGCAGGCGACGATCCCCGACCGATCGAGCATCAAGACGATCGCAGGCGACCACCTGTTCCCGATGCATCACCCGATCGAGACCGGCGTGATCATCGAGGAATACCTGGACTGGGACTGA
- a CDS encoding isochorismatase family protein, which produces MAATGRTVVLAIDLQAGVTPGCFDELGVLSRTAALVDRARATGVPVVWVHHDPVGVGTPEWELAAPLHRAEGEPLVRKDYRDSFADTTLRATLDELGATRLVIAGAQSDFCVRTTMQRAAAEGYDVTLVSDAHTTADTEWDGVPISGEQIVAHTNMYFSGLRYPGQEFAIATHDQVAL; this is translated from the coding sequence ATGGCAGCGACCGGCCGCACCGTCGTCCTCGCGATCGATCTGCAGGCCGGCGTGACACCCGGATGCTTCGACGAACTGGGCGTGCTCTCACGCACTGCAGCCCTGGTCGACAGGGCTCGCGCAACCGGAGTGCCCGTCGTCTGGGTGCATCACGACCCCGTCGGCGTGGGCACCCCTGAGTGGGAGCTGGCGGCTCCTCTGCACCGCGCAGAGGGTGAGCCCCTCGTGCGCAAGGACTACCGGGACTCCTTCGCCGACACGACCCTGCGAGCGACGCTCGACGAGCTGGGTGCGACGCGTCTGGTGATCGCCGGCGCGCAGTCCGACTTCTGCGTGCGCACCACCATGCAGCGGGCAGCGGCAGAGGGCTACGACGTCACGCTCGTGAGCGACGCCCACACCACGGCCGACACCGAATGGGATGGCGTGCCGATCTCGGGGGAGCAGATCGTCGCACACACCAACATGTACTTCTCGGGGCTGCGGTATCCCGGGCAGGAGTTCGCGATCGCCACGCACGATCAGGTCGCGCTCTGA